ATGGCACCTGATCTTAATCCAACGGCCTAAAGCTATCGTGACTATATATTTACAGAAACGTCACCCACAACTGTCGTGGCGTGGCCTCCGATTCGGACGGAAGTGAATGCCCAGGGCAGGTCAGGTGATGATGTCGTGAAATAGGCCCTGTCCAGTTGAAACCTTAAACCGACAAAGGGGCCCACAAGACTTGCTTAAATGTCCAAAAAGGTCCCAAATCATACGGGGATTGTTGCCATCAACAGGGTTGGTTTCGTACTTTGGAAACTAAAAATTAACACACGCTTAGATCTTGGGAAACCCTAAATCAGACCCTAATATATTATTCTGTCACTAATCGAGTcctaataaaaataagttatcaATTAAGTCCTCCGTGCTTAAGAAGTTTCTCATTAGGTGCTTCTTTCCGAGCCTGTTAATTTACTGGtcgatttttcttcaaattaaagaCATCATTTATTGCGTAGAATCAGAAATATTAAGACTACATGCTGAtagaatatttgaaaaaaaaatgttaagagagtaaaaatcaaataataaaatattaagactaCATGGATcaaatatcttcatttttttttatttccagaaaggaaaagaggaaataaattggtaataaaattcaataaagtaAGAGAAGCGAAATATAAGACTAATTTCCTCACATACCAAACGTATTGTAACAAATATTGATAGAAGGATCAAATTGAGAAATGTGTAAAAAATTAGGGATAATACTAATAAATTGTTCTGTTTCGGGACAGGATTAGAATGAAGTGACTTTGATTTTATCGTCATAGCCTAAGCCTTAATTATTTCCACTACGATTCGATTTCGATCACCTCTCTCTCCAACTCTCTTCTAGCCTAAGCCTTAATTAGAAGATTTGTTTTTCGTTCTGTAAAAACAGAAGCAAAAGTCTTCTTATTTATTTCAGTCTTTTCTCGATTAGTTTTGTTTCCAGTCTTTTTGGAGATCTCTGATTGCATGTAGAATCTCttcttcattgaaaaaaaagaatttttatttttatcttctacCGTATTTTCTCCGTCGATTTATCTGACTTTATGGGGTTGATGTCCGATCCGACCGTCAGTATTCATGACTTTTCTTTTTGTCTCTCTATTTTCTCCTTTTCGATTCCATCATAAAttgatttgtttccttttttagtttttttttcttattttaaaaaagtagaattaaaaaagaagaagcaaatatGAGTGTAGCCAAGTCTCAGGTATGGCAACCATGCAAGAAGAAGAGATCTTGATAGATAGAAAATAAGAACAGGAACTTcagttttagagagagaaagagagggaaaggAAAGGAGTTTTGATTGATTCCAGAGAATGTCGTCTTCTAGAAGTGGTGGAAGCGGAAGCAGGACACGCGTGGGGAGGTATGAGCTCGGAAGGACTCTCGGAGAAGGAACTTTTGCGAAGGTGAAATTTGCTAGGAACGTTGAGACGGGAGAGAATGTTGCTATTAAGATTCTCGATAAAGAGAAAGTTCTTAAACACAAAATGATCGGTCAGGTATttctttctgatttttttatttcataaaattctGTGAAttctcaagttttattttatcaaattcaacttatttttgtgtttattgtAGCTCATGATTTTTCTCGTTGTTAGTTGTTATGTCTGGTCACCGAGAAAATCGAATTGAAAATTTAGAGCTGTTAGTTgtagacaataaaaaaagaaagaaaagtcaatttGAATAGGGAGACTAGTCGTTTGCTAtgctatatttttgtttttttttcattgcagaTTAAACGGGAGATTTCAACAATGAAATTAATTAGACACCCGAATGTCGTCCGCATGTATGAGgttggaagtttttttttaattagcaagttgttattattctttttatgttattgtCGGGATTGTTTTAATAACTTGCAGCAGTATTGGTGCTGTAGGTGATGGCGAGCAAGACCAAAATATACATTGTTTTAGAATTTGTGACGGGTGGTGAACTTTTCGACAAGATTGTAAGATGAATATGTCTGAAATTGATGTGTTGGATTATTCTGCATGTTAATGTTAATGACAAGTctaattttttgtcttttttttgctatttttcttgAGTTAGGCAAGTAAAGGGAGGTTGAAGGAGGATGAAGCGAGAAAGTATTTTCAGCAACTTATCAATGCCGTGGACTACTGCCATAGCAGAGGTGTATACCACAGAGATCTAAAGGTGCGAGGTTGTtgcttttattcttattttaatgttaaaatgaCAATGAGCCTCACTAATCTCTTTAGTTGAGCTGACTGATCAATCTCTTATTAATATCGGTAATGAACTAAGTTTTTTACATCTGGTTTTAAAACTACAGCCTGAGAATCTGCTATTGGATGCTAGTGGGTTTCTTAAAGTTTCGGATTTTGGATTGAGTGCACTACCTCAGCAAGTTAGAGTATGTTAACCTCTGACCCGAGAACTCTGCCCAAACATTGATTATTTTCACTTCATTCCAGAAGATTTCCTGACtgtttatcttttatttctctttttaggAAGATGGGTTACTTCACACAACGTGTGGAACACCAAATTATGTTGCTCCAGAGGTGTGGTAACTTTTCGTGCCATCAATATTTCTTAATGCTCCAGccatatatgttattttattcattGCTTGGTGTTTCACTTTTCTAGGTGATCAACAATAAAGGCTATGATGGCGCCAAGGCAGATTTGTGGTCATGTGGTGTGATTCTCTTTGTCTTGATGGCTGGGTACTTGCCTTTTGAAGAATCCAACCTTATGGCACTATACAAAAAGGTGATTGTTTTCATTCTTTCTCATTGCATTGTTGTAGTCACCCGTCTTCATGTTTGTTGGTTATAATTGTATAAAATGCTAGAGTTGGGGAAATGAAGCTCTCTCTATAGAGAAAGACCGCatcaagtttcattttttttgcttattaatTCTATCATGTTTACCTGAAAACAGCCGAGTAGAAAAGATCTTCTAGATCTCTAAAGCCCTCTTAGAAACTAATCTATGAAAACATTTAACAATTATCAACTATTATGATTGGAAATTTAACCATAATTTCACAAGTTCATTAATCAATTTTGTACTGGGTGGAGCTACTCCATGGAAAGTATGATTGGAAAATGATCCAAAGTTCTGCTCGAGTTTGGCTCTTTCAATGTACACATGAGCTTGAGGGAGCTTTCAGAAAACCTAGTCATGAGCAGGCTTTGATTGTTTTGCAAAATGTCATGATCAACAGTGCTGTTTATGTCATTGGCATCTTCTTACAAGATATTTGCTACATCTGAGAGCATgtgctaaaaaattaaatagggaATCAAGTGGCAGCTTGATATCTTATTCTGGTTTGTAAAATTAATGACCCAAGGTTTGAAATCAGAGCCTTTGTGCATATCTGCTTAGGTAAACCTGTTCAGTTGCTGTGTAAAATAAGCAAAATGTGGTCATAGTGCATTGCCTGAATGGAAGGTGCTTTATTGTATTTTACCTAGGCTAAATGTGGTTTTTGTGCGACTGCAGATATTCAAGGCTGACTTCACATGTCCTCCATGGTTCTCCTCAAGTGCAAAGAAACTAATCAAAAGAATTCTGGACCCTAATCCTTCAACAGTTTGTTCCCCATCTTCTCTTTGTATAAATTTATTGTACACCTTTCCTTCTCTAGAAAGGATGCCATATAATATGAGGTATTTGTCTTACTGTACATGCTAATGGTATGAAACAGCGTATTACCATTTCCGAGCTTATTGAAAATGAATGGTTTAAGAAAGGATATAAGCCACCTACTTTTGAAAAGGCTAATGTTAGTCTCGACGATGTGGACTCTATCTTCAATGAATCAATGGTAATTCTTGTGTTTCATTTGTGCATCCTGATTTCAAACTTAGTACACCACCTGTGGGTTTGTAATTGATGTTTCTCATGGCTAACAGGATTCTCAAAACCTTGTTGTGGAGAGGCGAGAAGAAGGGTTTATAGGGCCTATGGCTCCTGTAACCATGAATGCGTTTGAACTTATCTCTACCTCTCAGGGTCTCAACCTTAGTAGTCTTTTTGAGAAACAAATGGTAAGTTTTAAACTCGTTGTTGTTCTATGTTAATGAAACCAAAATCTGGAAAATGTTGGAACTTGAGAGAGCCTGACAGCGTGGTACATTTGTTTATGCTGAAAtcttatcaaattataattataccAAAGATTAATGGTTGAATACTCAACTGTAGCATTATACACTTAGATTTTCTACCATTTAAAAGCATGTTTTAGTTGGTATTCCAACTTTGTTCTGATATATCAATTTTGTGAAATAATTGCCAAGCAAAAATCAGATAACTGTTGTCTCCCAGTGTgtgttttttgaaatatcaGAGTTTAACGAGCCGCGACCACCTCCTTGGATGTGTAGTTATCTTTGAGTTTCACAACCATAAACCTAAGAgactttcttttcctttggCAACCAGGGGCTTGTTAAACGGGAAACGAGATTCACTTCCAAACATTCTGCTAGCGAGATAATCTCGAAAATTGAAGCAGCAGCAGCGCCTCTGGGTtttgatgtaaagaaaaataactttaaggTCTGataattttctccttttttataaATGAGAGTTTTTGGTGGAATGTTTAATTCATGTTTAGCAAGATTCCTGTGGTTTTCCGGCATCCAACTTGTTGTGATGTCTGTATGGCTTTCAAGAGCTACCTCCAAACTGGAATCCTTAATATACCTGAATGAAATttgccatcttttttttctccttgtcCTTTCACCTTCATAAGTAAATTGATTTATCATATTAAACTTTTTCTATATAGTGGACTCCTGATTTATATAGTGGACTCCTGATTTTGTGTGTGAGGAAACATGATTCCTTcagaaatttgattttgttatcaGTCAACTGTTAAATTATTGTTTCTACTGAAACAACTCTTCTATTTCAAATCACAGATGAAGCTTCAAGGGGAGAAGGATGGACGCAAGGGTCGTTTATCTGTTTCAACAGAGGTATGTCTCTAGGAAATCTGTACTGATAGACTTGTCTGTAGTGGTTTGAACTGGGTCCTAACATAATTCTCTTTCTTTCAGGTCTTTGAAGTGGCCCCTTCTCTTTATATGGTTGAGGTTCGCAAGTCTGATGGTGATACCCTGGAATTTCATAAGGTAATTTAAATATTGGTGCTCTTGTGGCAATTAAAACAGTAATGAAGAATTTCTCCTCCCTCAAAAAAGTTTCTGGTCTTCGTATTCTTTTTAGTCTATCAGGTTGATGCCTGTGTAGTTAGGTCTTGTGTGTGACCCTTGGTTTGGCTGCAAATTGAATGGATCTGTTCTTGAAAAGTATATAGTCAGCTGGTGTgcttatttcatttttcatgcaaaaacaattatgaCAAGTGGTTCTTTTGGTAAATAGGGAGGGTGGACTGGGAGGGCTTTGTGAGATGCCCAACCACAGTTGATGGCGTAGCCAATAAGTATATCATGTGTGATTCAGCTTTTTCCATGGACTGGGAGGGGTATGTGAGATACCCAACCATGGTTCATGGTATACACATTGATGCCAAGAACTAGTCAATAACTACAACATATGATTCAGCTCCACCCATTTAATCCTCCAattactgttattattattattactgaaaaaaaatgcttatgATATTAAACATTCCAGGCCAAGTTGAATTTAAAACTTTTCCCAGGCACAAGGCAAAGTAAAAAAAGTTAACTATAGCATTGTTAGCTCAAGAATAAGGTGAAGCTAAATGGGTTTGCTTACTTTCTGGGTCTTATAATCTCATGGAGTGAGCGGAAGGCTAGATTTATGTCTGGTCTTGTTGGGTGGACCCAACAGGCCATAAAATATGTAGCTCCCTCCACTGGCATTGTTGTCCCAAAACTATGTTATCAGTTAATTCtttctttaatctttaattGTTGTAAGGTGTAATTTTGAAATCATCTGGCTTGAATGACAGTTTTACAAGAACCTTTCAACTGGGCTGAAAGACATCGTATGGAAAACGATTgatgaagaagaggaagaagaggcaGCGACGAATGGTTAGTATTTATTACCCATGGAGTGTTATAATGAGAagtaagaaatttttttgaagaaaaaagtgtaattaaataaaaagtagagGGGAAATGACATTAGATGTTTTAGGCTGATGGTATGTGTATGAGAGAATTATATGAAAGTTATTGCAGTTAGAATTTAGATGGGTGCGATGAAATGGAAGTAGGAAAttattgtccattttttttagcatttggGTTTTAGGTAGCGATTGGTTAATGTTTCAGGATAGGTTGAGGAGACCAAGATATAGACAAAAATAAATCTGTTCTTGAGATAATTTTGGAGTAAATTTCCTTATTTATAAAACAAGAGGCATACAAGggtcaacttgagttaaccttatttttttttaataaaaaaggatcacaacaacattgttttgaccattttttttattcaatgggTTCTTACTGGGTTTTATCCTGGGTTGATCAGGTTGTGGGTCGTCCTAGTTTTTGACTGGGTTGGGCTTGGTTAATCCCTTATATTTTCATAAACCCAGTTTTTGACTGGGTTGGGCTTGGTTAATCCCTTATATTTTCATAAACCCGGACTAGCACAGGCCCCAGGCTGGCCGGGTTCTAGGTTGACCTACAGGCAAGCACGCACCATCAACTACAAAGGATACaaatatagtaattttttttgtatatcaCTACTAaatacaattttctttttgtcttcCTATCTGCGTTTCTGTTTCTTTCAACCCGGGACACTAACCAAATACGATGTTAATGTtgcaaataataacaataacaacaacaagaacCAGTTTTAACTACAGGCTGGTCAAGTTTCAGTATGCATTCGCGCCTGCATCACATATTATGTATGGGCATCATACTAATTCTATTTTGGATATCTTTCTCTGCAGGTGTTGCTCGGGTTACTGCACGATAATTGGCTTCCTTCCTTGAAATCAAGAATCGTCAAGTGGTTTTcctgtaaaaatacaaatgtcGATTATTCATATGAATGTTGTCTGGTTTGTATGTATTTTTTCCTCCCTCAATGTTATGAAGTTTAATGGGGGGAACATACTGTAGGTTTCAAGGACATGTTCCTTGTGACCCTGAACAAACTCAATCCCTTGGCCTGGTTTTTGTCGAAACTGTGAATGTATCATAACATGTTTGCATAGTTcggttttattttgaatgtatCATAGACccctttaaaaaaagttttctgTTATGTACACTCTCCCTCGTGTCTGGTTTTATGCTCCCAAACCCTCTGCCTGATTGCGATGCCCTTCGTTTATTCTAGGCAGCACGTCTGAGCGGGCTCCAAGCAAAATGGGCGGTCATGAGGGTACTGTAAACAGCTTTTTAAGTGCTAGAAAAGAGGGAGCAGCTCGACCATAATTACAGGGAAGAGGCGAGAAGGTGGGGTGCATGGTTTACCATCTTGATATGGTATTCCATTTTCCAGCCCTAAACAATTTTGGTTTGATGTTCGAGTCCCAAGGCTGCTTAAAGCTGCTGCTCGTGCAATGTTCTCTTCGGCAGGAGAGAATGAGACTAATAAAAGGATTGGAAACCCATGGAGGGGTTTTTCCATCTTGGTTTGTTACTCCATTTGCATGATTACTTGGAGCAGCCCCTGTAATGTTTGCTTCTGCAGATGGGGGTGGGAGGCCACTTGATGTCTGAAGAGAGGTAGTGGGTCAAGTATAACACCTACGGAGATAAATTAGAAATTCATGAGTTTATGttagaaattaatttcaacaaagttttttaatataaaaagaggGTTGATGTACTTTCAGTGAAAGAGTTTCCCAAGGAATCTATTTCTTTAACATTTGccattatattttgatattcttTGTACTCGTCCATGTTTGGGCCAGAAAGTGGTAAAAATGGGTGGACTCAACCgacctttgttttttataaggtcAGGATTGGAATTGATGGTTCAAAAGTATCGCTATGTAAGatgtttcttgatattttttatgtagaaGGATGCAGAATAGTTGAAAGGTCCCGTGCTGAACATGATTGGCATGCTGTAGGTTCACAGTTCATCACATTCACCATGAGAATTTTATATCACTCTTTCACGTACAAATTTATTGAACTTGAAATGTGtacaaatttatattattttgtgtttaattttttttattaattataataaaaataataagatttgaaCTCATATTCacttaatcaaaataattttatattattctaatatgatttaaaatacaTCTAGGGATATCTTTGATATTTATTTCTGTTTATTAACAATGCAATGGGCCAGCTAGAGAGGTTGGATTTTGTATTTGAATACGATGGatcaagattttatttgttgatttttttcaaaaaattatttggatcAAGGAACGTGCGTGATTCAAAGCCCCGAGGGAAGTTTTGCAAAGAATATGAAGCTGCAAATATTGATGAAAGGCTTTACAGAATCTTGATAGGCTGCTTGATGTACCCAACTGCAACAAGACCATATATTATGAATGCTATAAGTCTACTCTCAAGATATATGCATTAGTAGCAAAAAGAATTGTTAGATATATCAAGGGTACGATTGATTATGGTCTGAGGTTCTGTCAAGTTAAAAATTTTACACTCCATGTATGATAATGATTAGGATAGTATGACATGATAAATACTTCAgtttattgttttggttttggttttttttttttataatgttctaAAAAGCAAGAAGTCATAGCTCAATTCACACAGAATATGTAGATGTTGCTGCTGCTATGAACCAAGCTCTCTAGATTAGGAAATTAATGGCAGACCTGCATATGGAGGAGAAGGAAAGCACGTAGATACTTGTAGACTGCCAAGctataattttaattgtgtttcatCAAGCTGAAACTCTATTTTCTAGGAGAGGtacaaagaaaaggagaaatataACTGTTTTATTAGGtatatttcttagaaaagcacaGATTTGGAAGATTTGAAAAGTGATCTCTTAGCAATCTTGGAAAATTATAATAATGCGATTTACTTTCCATTTGTGTACTAATACCATTTAAAGACTTTAGTGTAGTATATATATCATACAATAAACTCATCAACTATTTGGTGAGCGCAGTAAATTAATTACACCACCTTTTCTTTACATAATGAAAAGTAGAACATGCAAGGCACACAATCAATTCAACTTGAATATTTGAAGCATGCTAAGAAACCTTTGGCTTGACTCGTTTAGAAAAGAGAGGAGATTTATTTGGCTTGAAAAGAAACCGAGACGTATAAGTTGAATGAATCATGTCAAGGAATAAACGGTAATGCTgccaaatgaagaaaatgactGGCAAAGAAGCAACGACAACAATAGGGATAGAGTATTGTTGTAATTTATCTTTGAAAACGAGGAAAAATGCTGCAACAAAGGCTCCCATCATTGCCCCGATTGATATAAAAAGTGTTGTGAGTCCGATAATCAACCTGTTAGGCAATGaccaaagaaaattttgttctGCGTACCGAGAAGTGCGAATTGACAAGAAGGTTATCAAGGATGAAGCAGAGGTTACTAGAGATATTGCATCTGATATGACAAAGAATTTGAATGCAGGTTTCTCAAGGAAAACAGGAGTCCCTTTATCTTGTAAATTACCTCCTGGCAAGGTAAAAGCTGCTGCAAAAACCACAGTGGCAATAAGTGTTGCTACAAGCATGCATGAATCGGCAGTATCTCTCATCCATAGCTCCCCTTCTTTCATCAAGTCCTTGTGCTGTTCTATAAATAAAGCTCCTGGAGTTTTCCCacgaatatttttttcttcaatgtgCCGTGCGGTTGAACGACTTTTTTCACTTCCTATAAATCATGATCATGTAGAGATCAGACTGCGACATATTCATATATAGAAGAAGAATATTATAGCAATATTTAATCACACGTGCATATGAACATCGATCTTATCCGCCTATCATATGATGACGAATAAGGTTGGCTTAACGCATGATGACCTACaatcaaatgtatttttttgatgGGAAGAGAGAGAATAGTCACCTCGAACCACAGCAATTCGCGTTGCAGTAACGTTGTAAAGCTGCTCCTGGTATAACATTAAGTCGACTTGGTGATTCCAGTACTTTTGCGGCCAAATGCAACATATTATTTCCTTTTCTATCTTTGTATATTGTCATCACATTCTTAATAGAACCAATCTGGTATATCATCTTTAAGATGTCCTCGTGACGATTCAAGATAGCAATATGAAATATCCTATACGTATTTTGATCAACTCCGGATACAAGCGAATAAGTATTGTTAGTAAGTCAAGGTTCCCTCTTTCTGCAGCAGTGAATATCAATGGCCAGGGTTTTCCAATCTGGCAAGAGATTGTTGAATCATCCAACAGAACAACTTGTTCCCAAAGGTACTGGATTAGGTCAAGTGTTTGTTTGTGCATAAGTTTCTTCATCTGTGCCAATTTCAAACCTGAAACTGAGAAATTGAATTGTGGGAAACGGGGTTAAGTTCTAAATCGaagatgtaaaatataaatgtaGTTCACCAACGGGGTTAAGTTAAAAATGTGATAAACTTTCTTTGtgcattgtttatttggatacaatttattttatattgtgatGATAGAATGATCAATGCTAATTCCTTGTAATACACAAGTTTGCATGCTTGAATATATGCATCCATGAAAATGGTGTATAAAGTGATCATGAATATGATAAAGATATAAAGTTGATCTTTGGCATTCTCTAGCCGGCTGAGATTTTTGGATTGGTTTCTTTCTCAAGAAATAGAGATTTGGAGCATCAGAGAACTAACATGGGTCGAGGCATTTGTTCCAAAATCCTGGAGGACTTTGATCGACAACGTTTGAAGGCATACAAGACTTTTGGGCAAGTGCATGCAATGCCGTCAGCTGATGTTCATCACAAGCATAGGCCAACCCGGGATGTGCTTTTAGAATTCTCAACGCAACATCTGgcaataaaacattaaaaaaatatgaaaacaagtTAGATTTTGAAAGGCTTACGAATAAGATGTTTCAGAGTCGAATGTTAAATTTCTCTTCCAGATAGTAGCAATCACAAACTCGAACagtttgatttcatttcaaagATAAATTCAATATCTAAATGGTATCAAGCTATCAAACATTGCATGTTCATCCATACATTTAAAACGTAGAAAAGATTTAATTCTCACCATATATGTCACTGTTGATCAAAGCAACAAGTAACTGTTAACTGCTCGTTTCGTTTCATCATAAAGATATGACACCATCCCTCTATGCCCCAACAGAGCTGCCATATAAATTGGTAACAGGTTTTCTATACCTCGAGTCATTGCCAAATCACGTCCTGTCTCCATCATGGCTTTGGCAAGTGCCTCAACTCCAGATATAGCAGCAAAGCAAAATGCTGTGTTGCCCGCCTCGTTTTTATAAGTTAAAGCCTCTATGCTCATCTTTCCAACAAGCTGTTTCACAAAATGAGTGTGCTCCGCTGCGGCTGCAATATGGAGAGCAGTCTCCCCTCGCTTAGTTATTCTAGCATTAACTTCTCCTCGAAATGACTCATAAATGCCTTCAGCTGTTTCCCAATCGATCACCACTCAGAGCGGCATGATACAACTGCAAGTGTCTTCTTCTTTCCAGTGCTGTCGAGAAGAAATAGTGCTGGACAAGTTAGAATAGTTTTGATTTAGGCAATTTCTCCTCTTCGAAACCTTACGTAATTTCTGTAGAATTTCTAAAATCACTCACAAGTCATTTTTGTTGCAGTGACATAACACGAACATGAATTACATAGAAAGCTGACTATAACTAATAAGTATAACAGTGTGTTTAATCATTGAAAAAGTTactggatattttttttctctactggCAGCCATGGCAAAAAGCAAACCCTCACAATATGAAGTTaacaagaacaataattaaacatCCAACTTAATTATTTACCTCCATCACCAGTAGGAAGTGGTTGTTGAGGGGCTACTACGACCTCGATAttgttgtgtggtcccgcaccatgtgatggtgggaccaccacattaattgtcAAGAGACATGTTGTCTCttggaatttaaattaatgtgggTCGGATActgtagcagcagcagcaaatttaacaagaaaggagaagaaaaccgagagaaaaatag
The Populus nigra chromosome 3, ddPopNigr1.1, whole genome shotgun sequence genome window above contains:
- the LOC133688648 gene encoding ankyrin repeat-containing protein NPR4-like, giving the protein MLYQEQLYNVTATRIAVVRGSEKSRSTARHIEEKNIRGKTPGALFIEQHKDLMKEGELWMRDTADSCMLVATLIATVVFAAAFTLPGGNLQDKGTPVFLEKPAFKFFVISDAISLVTSASSLITFLSIRTSRYAEQNFLWSLPNRLIIGLTTLFISIGAMMGAFVAAFFLVFKDKLQQYSIPIVVVASLPVIFFIWQHYRLFLDMIHSTYTSRFLFKPNKSPLFSKRVKPKVS
- the LOC133688647 gene encoding CBL-interacting serine/threonine-protein kinase 23-like produces the protein MSSSRSGGSGSRTRVGRYELGRTLGEGTFAKVKFARNVETGENVAIKILDKEKVLKHKMIGQIKREISTMKLIRHPNVVRMYEVMASKTKIYIVLEFVTGGELFDKIASKGRLKEDEARKYFQQLINAVDYCHSRGVYHRDLKPENLLLDASGFLKVSDFGLSALPQQVREDGLLHTTCGTPNYVAPEVINNKGYDGAKADLWSCGVILFVLMAGYLPFEESNLMALYKKIFKADFTCPPWFSSSAKKLIKRILDPNPSTRITISELIENEWFKKGYKPPTFEKANVSLDDVDSIFNESMDSQNLVVERREEGFIGPMAPVTMNAFELISTSQGLNLSSLFEKQMGLVKRETRFTSKHSASEIISKIEAAAAPLGFDVKKNNFKMKLQGEKDGRKGRLSVSTEVFEVAPSLYMVEVRKSDGDTLEFHKFYKNLSTGLKDIVWKTIDEEEEEEAATNGVARVTAR